From Thalassococcus sp. S3, one genomic window encodes:
- a CDS encoding phosphopantetheine-binding protein, with protein MTTEIETKVISAIVELLDMDDASAVTSKTRIEDDLGIDSGLLLELFMMLEEQVPDLEIEPAELRPEQFATVESFAALIQSCTKEKVPA; from the coding sequence ATGACCACCGAAATCGAAACGAAAGTGATCTCTGCCATTGTCGAGCTTCTCGATATGGATGACGCCAGCGCCGTCACGTCAAAGACCCGGATCGAGGACGATCTGGGCATCGATAGCGGCCTGTTGCTTGAGCTGTTCATGATGCTGGAAGAGCAGGTGCCCGACCTGGAAATCGAGCCTGCGGAATTGCGGCCCGAGCAATTCGCGACCGTCGAAAGCTTCGCCGCCCTGATCCAGTCCTGCACCAAAGAGAAGGTTCCGGCATGA
- a CDS encoding AMP-binding protein: MTCVDLTCPDTAQVFLSRIHSSFAQDARPAYRTDTGDLTFAALHDASAALTEKLRAVPNAQDRAPVLIWGHKDLRYPVAYWACLLSGRALVPVEPETPRERMRQIAQTCGASTVLVASGSEDDITHVTATFRDSELTVLTVDTEARPTGPVPVAVPDPRDVAYIMFSSGTLGQPKGIQVTYANLIDFVGWLDNLLPEPAMQAVSGNIRHCFDVSLFELWTSWTRKLPITALDHANFAVSTFYVQRLQKDGVGLWVSTPSITRLLLKNHRFNGEFLTNLRTFVFCGEPLTKPIVTELFKRFPGCRVVNTYGPTECTVAVTSVDITPEHLEAHGDLPIGYTRAGTRLFARDGGDTGEIMIAGDSVGKGYLNLPEKQSRAFPEPQLYRSGDWGRVDADGLWHFRGRMDREVKVQGVRIDLNDVEAHIRRQPGVEDVVVDTYMLRGEPRALDAYVIGAASEADLAQIARTLEAELPSYLVPRFWYAGFAMILNNNSKLDRSRLAEASKVAGFRYVHAQTRATA; this comes from the coding sequence ATGACCTGCGTGGACCTTACATGCCCCGACACGGCGCAGGTCTTCCTGTCGCGCATTCATTCCAGTTTTGCGCAGGATGCGCGCCCGGCCTATCGCACCGACACCGGCGATCTGACCTTTGCCGCGCTGCATGATGCCTCGGCTGCCCTGACCGAAAAATTGCGCGCCGTGCCGAACGCACAGGATCGGGCGCCAGTTCTTATCTGGGGTCACAAGGATCTTCGCTATCCGGTGGCGTATTGGGCCTGCCTGCTCAGCGGTCGGGCTCTGGTTCCGGTCGAACCCGAAACCCCGCGCGAACGCATGCGTCAGATCGCCCAGACCTGCGGTGCCTCTACGGTTCTGGTCGCAAGCGGGTCCGAGGATGACATCACCCATGTGACCGCGACGTTCCGGGACAGTGAGCTGACGGTTCTGACCGTTGATACGGAGGCCAGGCCGACCGGTCCGGTGCCCGTTGCCGTTCCCGATCCGCGGGATGTGGCTTACATCATGTTCTCGTCCGGCACGCTGGGCCAGCCGAAGGGTATTCAGGTCACCTATGCCAACCTGATCGACTTTGTCGGCTGGCTTGACAATCTGCTGCCCGAACCGGCGATGCAGGCGGTCAGTGGCAATATTCGCCATTGCTTCGACGTCTCCCTCTTCGAGCTTTGGACCTCGTGGACCCGCAAACTGCCCATCACAGCGTTGGACCACGCAAATTTCGCGGTTTCGACGTTCTATGTGCAGCGCCTGCAGAAAGACGGTGTCGGGCTTTGGGTCTCGACCCCTTCGATCACCCGGCTGCTTTTGAAAAACCATCGTTTCAACGGCGAGTTTCTGACCAATCTGCGCACGTTTGTGTTCTGCGGTGAGCCTTTGACAAAGCCCATCGTGACCGAGCTGTTCAAGCGCTTTCCGGGATGCCGGGTGGTCAACACCTACGGCCCGACGGAGTGCACCGTGGCGGTTACATCCGTCGATATCACGCCTGAACATCTTGAGGCGCATGGCGATCTTCCGATCGGGTATACCCGCGCTGGCACCCGTTTGTTTGCTCGCGACGGCGGCGATACCGGCGAGATCATGATCGCCGGGGACAGTGTCGGCAAAGGATACCTTAACCTTCCCGAAAAACAGTCCCGTGCCTTTCCCGAGCCGCAGCTTTACCGCTCCGGCGACTGGGGCCGTGTCGATGCGGATGGCCTTTGGCATTTCCGTGGTCGTATGGACCGCGAAGTCAAGGTTCAGGGCGTTCGCATCGACCTGAACGATGTCGAGGCGCATATACGTCGTCAGCCGGGTGTCGAGGATGTGGTGGTCGACACCTACATGCTGCGGGGCGAACCCCGTGCCCTGGACGCCTATGTCATCGGGGCCGCAAGCGAGGCGGACCTTGCCCAGATCGCGCGCACGCTCGAGGCGGAATTGCCCAGCTACCTTGTTCCGCGCTTTTGGTACGCGGGCTTCGCCATGATCCTCAACAACAATTCAAAACTCGATCGGTCGCGTCTGGCCGAAGCGTCCAAGGTGGCCGGTTTCCGGTACGTGCACGCCCAGACCCGCGCAACAGCCTGA